In one Sinobacterium norvegicum genomic region, the following are encoded:
- the secE gene encoding preprotein translocase subunit SecE, whose protein sequence is MNTKVEGQASRFDIVKWVLVSAIVVAGVVGNTYFSDESLLYRVLALLVMGGVSLVVALQTAKGAALWDLIKESRVEIRKVVWPSHQETLQTTFIVVAVTLIMALILWMLDSLLGMIISKIIG, encoded by the coding sequence ATGAATACAAAAGTAGAAGGCCAAGCTAGTCGATTCGATATTGTTAAGTGGGTTCTTGTATCGGCTATAGTTGTTGCTGGCGTTGTTGGTAATACATATTTCTCTGATGAGTCGCTGCTGTACAGAGTTTTGGCGTTGCTGGTAATGGGTGGCGTTTCTCTTGTCGTCGCATTGCAGACTGCAAAAGGTGCCGCGCTTTGGGACTTAATCAAAGAGTCTCGCGTTGAGATTCGAAAGGTTGTGTGGCCCTCGCACCAAGAAACATTACAAACTACTTTTATAGTGGTCGCAGTAACGCTTATAATGGCGCTCATTTTGTGGATGCTGGATTCGTTACTCGGCATGATTATCTCGAAGATTATAGGGTAG
- the rplL gene encoding 50S ribosomal protein L7/L12, with protein sequence MSLTKEDIINAVAEMSVKDVVELIEAMEEKFGVSAAAAAAAPAAGGEAAAEAQTEFDVVLTAAGDKKVNAIKAVRAITGLGLKDAKAMVDGAPSAIKEGVTKEEAEEALKQLEEAGASAEIK encoded by the coding sequence ATGTCTTTGACCAAAGAAGATATCATCAACGCCGTAGCCGAAATGTCTGTAAAGGACGTTGTTGAGCTAATCGAAGCGATGGAAGAGAAATTCGGCGTATCTGCAGCTGCTGCTGCCGCTGCACCTGCTGCTGGTGGCGAAGCTGCCGCTGAAGCACAGACCGAGTTTGACGTAGTATTGACAGCTGCTGGCGATAAGAAAGTTAACGCTATCAAAGCTGTTCGTGCAATCACTGGTCTAGGTCTGAAAGACGCTAAGGCTATGGTTGACGGTGCACCTTCTGCAATTAAAGAAGGCGTAACCAAAGAAGAAGCTGAAGAAGCTCTTAAGCAGCTTGAAGAAGCTGGTGCATCTGCAGAGATTAAGTAA
- the rplA gene encoding 50S ribosomal protein L1 encodes MAKLTKRQKAISEKVEPGKQYAIDEAVALLTELSTVKFKESVEIAINLGVDARKSDQNVRGATVMPHGTGADVRVAVFTQGANAEAAKAAGAEFVGMDDLAAEIKGGMMDFDVVVASPDAMRVVGQLGQVLGPRGLMPNPKTGTVTPDVATAVKNAKAGQVRYRTDKKGIIHGAIGKVGFDTVAIKENIEALVVDLKKGKPASAKGVYLKKLTLTTTMGPGLVLDQASLEL; translated from the coding sequence ATGGCTAAACTTACAAAACGTCAAAAAGCAATTAGCGAGAAAGTTGAGCCAGGTAAGCAGTACGCAATCGACGAAGCCGTGGCTTTGTTGACTGAGCTGTCTACTGTTAAGTTCAAAGAGTCTGTTGAGATTGCCATCAACCTTGGTGTTGATGCACGTAAATCTGATCAGAACGTTCGCGGTGCAACTGTTATGCCTCACGGCACCGGTGCAGATGTCCGTGTGGCTGTGTTCACTCAAGGCGCAAATGCAGAGGCCGCGAAAGCAGCTGGCGCAGAATTCGTCGGTATGGACGATTTAGCGGCCGAGATCAAAGGCGGCATGATGGATTTCGACGTTGTCGTCGCAAGCCCAGATGCAATGCGTGTTGTTGGCCAGCTTGGTCAGGTTCTAGGTCCTCGTGGTCTAATGCCTAACCCTAAGACTGGTACAGTGACTCCTGATGTTGCTACAGCGGTTAAGAACGCTAAGGCTGGTCAGGTGCGTTATCGCACAGATAAGAAAGGTATTATCCATGGCGCCATCGGTAAAGTCGGTTTCGACACCGTTGCGATCAAGGAAAATATTGAAGCTCTAGTTGTTGACCTTAAGAAAGGAAAACCAGCTTCAGCCAAGGGTGTTTACCTTAAGAAGCTGACGCTGACGACTACAATGGGTCCAGGTTTGGTGCTTGATCAGGCCAGCCTAGAGCTGTAA
- the rplK gene encoding 50S ribosomal protein L11: MAKKVEAYIKLQVAAGKANPSPPVGPALGQHGVNIMEFCKAFNAQTQSMEAGLPIPVVITVYSDRSFTFITKTPPAAVLLFKAAGIKGGSGTPNSKKVGTVTRAQLEEIATTKMADLTAADMDAAVRCIAGTARSAGLEVEG, from the coding sequence ATGGCGAAGAAAGTAGAAGCTTACATCAAGCTGCAAGTTGCAGCTGGTAAAGCAAACCCAAGCCCACCAGTTGGTCCAGCTCTTGGTCAGCACGGTGTGAATATCATGGAATTCTGTAAGGCGTTCAATGCTCAAACCCAGAGCATGGAAGCTGGTCTGCCGATTCCTGTCGTTATCACTGTTTACAGTGATCGCAGCTTTACCTTTATTACCAAGACTCCTCCTGCTGCCGTATTGCTTTTCAAAGCAGCTGGTATCAAGGGTGGTTCAGGTACACCAAACTCAAAGAAAGTCGGTACGGTTACTCGCGCTCAGCTTGAAGAAATCGCTACTACTAAAATGGCTGATCTAACAGCTGCAGATATGGACGCTGCTGTTCGTTGTATCGCAGGTACTGCTCGCAGTGCTGGTTTAGAGGTGGAGGGTTAA
- a CDS encoding type III pantothenate kinase, translating into MTTLLLDCGNTRIKWQLRAPDGIRAAGVVELATAEAADALALLLDSWAVDAVAISSVRNKAATAEMAEGLKSRFSCRVFVAEVSACACGIENGYHQPQRLGVDRWMAAIGAYKKLSSAVVIVDAGSAITVDYVDARGVFRGGYIAPGLKLLCGALQLGTEDVHFSTDYDNKEMSAGLSTDEAVARGLMHMAMGYIRSAQDEIARQNKGDSVPVIMTGGDALSLLAVMQEEHDYIESLVLDGLNWVFEEEVVDEL; encoded by the coding sequence GTGACAACGCTGTTGCTTGACTGCGGTAATACCCGAATTAAATGGCAGTTACGTGCTCCGGATGGAATCAGGGCTGCGGGCGTTGTGGAACTGGCAACAGCTGAGGCTGCTGACGCGCTGGCCTTATTGCTCGATAGCTGGGCTGTCGATGCGGTAGCGATCTCGTCTGTACGCAATAAGGCGGCCACGGCTGAAATGGCGGAGGGCTTGAAAAGCCGCTTTAGTTGCAGGGTATTTGTTGCCGAGGTGTCTGCCTGTGCGTGTGGAATTGAGAATGGTTACCACCAGCCGCAACGTTTGGGTGTGGACCGTTGGATGGCAGCTATCGGTGCCTATAAGAAGCTGAGCAGCGCGGTTGTTATCGTTGATGCCGGTAGTGCAATCACTGTCGATTATGTAGATGCTCGGGGTGTGTTCAGGGGGGGGTATATTGCTCCAGGCCTTAAACTTTTGTGCGGAGCTCTACAACTTGGCACCGAGGATGTACATTTTTCAACCGATTATGATAATAAAGAGATGTCTGCGGGGTTGTCGACAGATGAGGCGGTGGCTCGCGGGCTAATGCACATGGCTATGGGGTATATTCGCAGTGCCCAGGATGAGATTGCGAGGCAAAATAAGGGTGACTCTGTGCCTGTCATTATGACTGGGGGGGATGCGCTGTCACTGCTGGCGGTAATGCAGGAGGAGCATGATTATATTGAGTCACTGGTTCTCGATGGGTTGAATTGGGTGTTTGAAGAGGAAGTGGTTGACGAGCTATGA
- the tuf gene encoding elongation factor Tu gives MAKEKFERNKPHVNVGTIGHVDHGKTTLTAALTRVCAEVFGGEAVAFDGIDNAPEERERGITIATSHVEYDSTIRHYAHVDCPGHADYVKNMITGAAQMDGAILVCGATDGPMPQTREHILLSRQVGVPYIVVFLNKADLLAEDCGGVDSEEFEEMKELVEMELRDLLSQYDFPGDDTPIICGSALMALNGEDDNELGTTAVKNLVESLDSYIPEPERAIDGDFIMPIEDVFSISGRGTVVTGRVERGIVNTGDEVEIVGIRETQTTTCTGVEMFRKLLDEGRAGENIGALLRGTKRDDVERGQVLAKPGSINPHTKFEAEVYVLGKDEGGRHTPFFKGYRPQFYFRTTDITGACELPEGVEMVMPGDNIQMVVTLINPIAMDDGLRFAIREGGRTVGAGVVAKIIE, from the coding sequence ATGGCAAAAGAAAAGTTTGAACGTAACAAGCCGCACGTTAACGTCGGCACCATCGGTCACGTTGACCACGGTAAAACTACTCTTACTGCAGCTCTAACTCGCGTATGTGCTGAAGTATTTGGCGGCGAAGCTGTAGCGTTCGATGGTATCGATAACGCACCAGAAGAGCGTGAGCGCGGTATCACTATCGCAACATCACACGTTGAATATGATTCAACTATCCGTCACTACGCACACGTCGACTGCCCAGGTCACGCCGATTATGTTAAGAACATGATCACCGGTGCTGCTCAGATGGATGGCGCGATTCTTGTTTGTGGTGCTACCGATGGTCCAATGCCTCAGACTCGTGAGCACATCCTGCTTTCTCGTCAGGTTGGTGTTCCTTACATCGTTGTATTCCTAAACAAAGCCGATCTTCTTGCTGAAGATTGTGGTGGCGTTGATTCTGAAGAATTCGAAGAGATGAAAGAGCTCGTCGAAATGGAATTGCGTGATCTGCTAAGCCAGTACGACTTCCCAGGTGACGATACTCCAATCATCTGTGGTTCTGCGCTGATGGCGTTGAATGGCGAAGATGATAACGAGCTGGGTACTACAGCGGTTAAGAATCTTGTTGAGTCTCTAGATAGCTACATTCCAGAGCCAGAGCGTGCTATCGACGGTGATTTCATCATGCCTATCGAAGACGTTTTCTCAATCTCAGGTCGTGGTACTGTTGTTACCGGTCGTGTTGAGCGCGGTATTGTTAACACTGGCGATGAAGTTGAAATCGTTGGTATTCGCGAAACTCAAACCACTACTTGTACTGGTGTTGAGATGTTCCGCAAGCTGCTTGACGAAGGTCGTGCTGGTGAGAACATTGGTGCCCTGCTACGTGGTACTAAGCGTGATGATGTTGAGCGTGGTCAGGTATTGGCTAAGCCAGGTTCAATCAACCCGCACACCAAGTTCGAAGCTGAAGTTTATGTGCTAGGTAAAGATGAAGGTGGTCGTCACACGCCATTCTTCAAAGGCTACCGCCCACAGTTCTACTTCCGTACCACTGACATCACTGGCGCGTGTGAGTTGCCAGAAGGTGTTGAGATGGTAATGCCAGGTGATAACATCCAGATGGTTGTTACTCTGATCAACCCAATCGCCATGGATGATGGTCTACGCTTCGCAATCCGCGAAGGTGGTCGTACTGTTGGTGCTGGTGTTGTTGCTAAAATCATCGAGTAA
- the nusG gene encoding transcription termination/antitermination protein NusG, with protein MAKRWYVVHAFSGYEKRVQKQLLEQIELKSMQHLFGDVLVPTEEVVEIRAGQKRKSERKFFPGYVLVEMELCDESWHLVKETPRVMGFIGGKADQPAPISEAEANAILRRVEDSSERPKPKTLFEPGEMVRVVDGPFNDFNGTVEEVDYEKSRIKVAVLIFGRSTPVDLEFGQVEKA; from the coding sequence ATGGCTAAACGTTGGTATGTTGTTCATGCCTTTTCTGGCTATGAAAAAAGAGTGCAAAAGCAACTACTTGAGCAAATTGAACTCAAGTCGATGCAGCACCTCTTTGGTGATGTTTTAGTTCCCACTGAAGAAGTTGTTGAGATTAGAGCAGGGCAGAAGCGAAAGAGTGAGCGTAAGTTCTTTCCTGGTTATGTCCTGGTCGAGATGGAATTGTGTGATGAGTCTTGGCACCTGGTAAAAGAAACGCCGCGTGTTATGGGCTTTATTGGTGGTAAGGCTGATCAGCCAGCGCCAATCAGTGAGGCAGAGGCCAATGCTATTCTTCGTCGTGTTGAAGATAGCAGTGAGCGTCCTAAACCGAAGACATTGTTTGAGCCCGGCGAAATGGTTCGGGTTGTTGATGGGCCGTTTAATGACTTTAACGGTACTGTCGAAGAAGTGGATTATGAGAAGAGTCGTATTAAGGTTGCAGTATTGATCTTTGGTCGCTCGACTCCTGTAGATTTGGAATTTGGTCAGGTCGAAAAGGCTTAG
- a CDS encoding SPOR domain-containing protein: MKSVFVVLLVSVVSYGVYGAVMERQGVQSAIQPAGKDVGELYLKSEVGEYAKPALRQMLNPKSTEAVEEVSELSPVEDKGLPVEADELCWAIGPVIDKLSLAQLERRFNASYVDYSVSGVDVATDSEYWVYMGPYASRKESMRQLRQLQQNKIDSYLIAKGEMAEAISLGIFKNKDGASRLLTKYSGKGYSVKLKEVVKFNTVYWLNGTAANKQAGEELYQNLKQDFSKLEKRDYFCKTLAKGTGIH; this comes from the coding sequence ATGAAGTCAGTATTTGTTGTATTGCTAGTTAGCGTAGTAAGTTACGGAGTGTATGGGGCAGTGATGGAACGACAGGGGGTTCAGTCTGCAATTCAGCCTGCTGGAAAGGATGTCGGTGAGCTATATCTGAAAAGTGAGGTGGGTGAATACGCAAAGCCTGCATTAAGGCAGATGCTCAATCCAAAAAGTACAGAGGCTGTTGAGGAGGTGTCGGAACTTAGCCCGGTTGAGGATAAGGGGTTGCCGGTGGAGGCTGATGAGCTATGTTGGGCTATAGGTCCGGTCATTGACAAGCTGTCGTTGGCGCAGCTTGAACGTCGCTTTAATGCATCCTATGTCGATTACAGTGTCAGCGGTGTGGATGTGGCGACAGACTCAGAGTACTGGGTGTATATGGGACCCTATGCCAGTAGAAAAGAATCAATGCGTCAGTTGCGTCAGTTGCAGCAAAATAAAATAGACAGTTATTTGATTGCCAAAGGCGAAATGGCCGAGGCGATCTCGCTGGGTATCTTTAAAAATAAAGATGGGGCGAGTAGGTTGCTGACAAAATATAGCGGCAAAGGGTATTCCGTCAAACTGAAGGAAGTGGTTAAATTTAATACAGTTTATTGGCTGAACGGCACGGCTGCCAACAAACAGGCTGGGGAAGAGTTATATCAAAACTTAAAACAGGATTTCTCAAAGCTAGAAAAGAGAGATTATTTTTGTAAAACGCTTGCCAAAGGAACCGGCATCCACTAA
- the rpoB gene encoding DNA-directed RNA polymerase subunit beta: MAYSYTEKKRIRKDFGKLPHVKDIPYLLAIQLDSYRNFTQSGIAADQRQDTGLHAAFKSVFPIVSYSGSAALEYVDYALGAPAFDVVECQLRGVTYAVPLRVKVRLIIYDKDSASKSIKDIKEQEVYMGEIPLMTNNGTFVINGTERVIVSQLHRSPGVFFDHDKGKTHSSGKLLYSARVIPYRGSWLDFEFDAKDLVFVRIDRRRKLPATVLLRALGYNSEEMLEMFYSADTFTQAEDGHYDLELVPERLRGEPAALDILDPKGKLIVEAGRRVTARHIRQITKAGLTTLKVPAENVIGRALSKDVINTETGEVLLECNTELTEEALAAISEAGVKSFSTIYTNELDCGSFIADTLRTDITRSSLEALVEIYRMMRPGEPPTKEAAETLFQNLFFSPERYDLSSVGRMKFNMRLGREESVGDGILSSDDIVDVLKTLVSIRNGDGMVDDIDHLGNRRIRSVGEMAENQFRVGLVRVERAVKERLSMAESEGLMPQDLINAKPVAAAVKEFFGSSQLSQFMDQNNPLSEVTHKRRVSALGPGGLTRERAGFEVRDVHPTHYGRVCPIETPEGPNIGLINSLASYARTNDYGFLESPYRIVKDGHATDEIIFLSAINEAEYVIAQSSAKLDENNNLSEEMVNVRHLNEFTIKPPADVQYMDVSPKQVVSVAASLIPFLEHDDANRALMGSNMQRQAVPTLKAQAPIVGTGIERNVAQDSGVCVVARRGGVIDSVDAQRIVVRVNEDEIADGRNGVDIYNLTKYTRSNQNTCINQRPIVSKGDTIVRNDILADGPSIDLGELALGQNMRIAFMPWNGYNFEDSILVSERVVKEDRFTTIHIQELTCIARDTKLGSEEITADIPNVGEGALGKLDDSGIVYIGAEVLGGDILVGKVTPKGETQLTPEEKLLRAIFGEKASDVKDTSLRVPSSVKGTVIDVQVFTRDGLEKDPRAKDIENSQLDGYRKDLQEEFRIVEIAALDRLQAALLGKPAAGGAGLSAGTVLTEEILSGLEGDQWFRLRMQDESLNELIEESEKTMDELRKDIDERFEIKKGKLQSGDDLAPGVQKIVKVYLAIKRRIQPGDKMAGRHGNKGVISVIMPEEDMPYDEKGRPVDIVLNPLGVPSRMNVGQILETHLGLAAKGLGHRINDMLEQQRAVADIRQLLEDIYNTASEANRKEDLASFSDEEILDLARNLRTGVPMATQVFDGAKESEIKELLTLAGLPDSGQLELKDGRTGDTFTRPVTVGYMYMLKLNHLVDDKMHARSTGSYSLVTQQPLGGKAQFGGQRFGEMEVWALEAYGAAYTLQEMLTVKSDDVNGRTKMYKNIVDGDHRMEPGMPESFNVLIKEIRSLGIDIDLDTD; this comes from the coding sequence ATGGCCTACTCATATACTGAGAAAAAACGTATCCGTAAGGATTTTGGTAAGCTACCACATGTTAAGGATATTCCTTATCTGTTGGCGATTCAGCTAGATTCTTATCGCAATTTCACCCAAAGTGGTATTGCCGCAGACCAGCGTCAAGACACCGGTTTGCATGCCGCCTTTAAATCGGTCTTTCCTATTGTTAGCTACTCTGGCAGCGCAGCGCTTGAGTATGTTGACTACGCCCTCGGCGCTCCAGCATTTGATGTTGTTGAGTGTCAATTACGAGGAGTTACCTATGCCGTACCTCTTCGTGTCAAAGTACGTCTGATTATTTATGATAAAGATTCTGCCAGTAAGTCGATAAAAGACATTAAAGAGCAGGAAGTCTACATGGGTGAGATCCCATTAATGACTAATAACGGTACCTTTGTAATCAACGGTACTGAGCGAGTTATCGTTTCTCAATTACACCGCTCCCCAGGTGTATTCTTCGATCACGACAAGGGCAAGACACACTCGTCTGGCAAATTGTTGTATTCGGCCCGTGTTATTCCTTACCGTGGCTCATGGTTAGATTTTGAATTCGACGCCAAAGATTTGGTCTTTGTTCGTATTGACCGTCGTCGTAAATTGCCTGCTACTGTATTGTTGCGTGCTCTGGGTTATAACTCAGAAGAAATGCTTGAGATGTTTTACAGTGCTGACACCTTTACTCAGGCGGAAGACGGTCATTACGATCTTGAGCTTGTGCCTGAGCGCCTACGTGGCGAACCAGCAGCGCTTGATATTCTCGATCCCAAGGGTAAATTGATTGTCGAAGCGGGTCGCCGTGTAACCGCTCGTCATATTCGCCAAATTACCAAGGCTGGCTTGACGACGCTGAAGGTGCCCGCCGAGAATGTTATTGGTCGTGCGCTGTCTAAAGATGTTATCAACACCGAAACCGGTGAAGTGTTGCTTGAATGTAACACCGAGTTAACAGAAGAAGCGTTGGCAGCGATTAGCGAAGCTGGTGTTAAGTCCTTCTCGACCATCTATACCAATGAGCTGGACTGTGGTTCGTTCATTGCAGATACCTTGAGAACAGACATTACCCGCAGCAGCTTGGAAGCGCTGGTAGAAATCTACCGCATGATGCGTCCTGGTGAGCCGCCAACAAAAGAAGCCGCGGAAACTCTTTTCCAAAACCTGTTCTTCTCTCCTGAGCGTTATGACCTTTCAAGTGTTGGTCGCATGAAATTTAACATGCGTCTAGGTCGTGAAGAGAGCGTTGGCGATGGCATTCTATCAAGCGACGATATTGTTGACGTCTTGAAGACATTGGTGTCTATCCGTAACGGTGATGGCATGGTCGATGATATCGATCACTTGGGTAACCGTCGTATTCGCTCTGTTGGCGAAATGGCTGAAAACCAATTCCGTGTTGGTCTTGTCCGTGTAGAACGTGCTGTTAAAGAACGTTTGAGCATGGCTGAGTCTGAAGGTCTTATGCCTCAAGATTTAATCAATGCCAAGCCTGTTGCTGCAGCCGTTAAAGAATTCTTCGGTTCAAGCCAGTTGTCACAGTTTATGGATCAGAACAACCCGCTTTCTGAGGTGACACACAAGCGACGTGTTTCAGCCTTGGGCCCCGGTGGTCTAACCCGTGAACGTGCAGGTTTTGAGGTTCGAGATGTACACCCGACTCACTACGGTCGTGTTTGTCCAATCGAAACGCCTGAAGGTCCAAACATCGGTTTGATCAACTCGTTGGCATCCTATGCCCGTACTAACGATTATGGCTTCCTAGAGTCGCCCTACCGTATCGTTAAAGACGGCCATGCCACCGACGAAATTATTTTCCTATCGGCAATCAACGAGGCTGAGTACGTTATCGCTCAGTCGTCTGCCAAGCTGGATGAGAACAACAACCTCAGTGAAGAGATGGTCAACGTTCGTCACTTGAACGAATTCACCATCAAGCCACCGGCCGATGTCCAATATATGGATGTATCGCCAAAGCAGGTTGTCTCTGTTGCTGCTTCTCTTATCCCGTTCCTTGAGCACGATGATGCTAACCGAGCGTTGATGGGATCGAACATGCAGCGTCAGGCTGTACCTACATTAAAGGCTCAGGCACCTATTGTCGGTACCGGTATTGAGCGTAACGTGGCGCAGGATTCTGGTGTCTGTGTTGTTGCTCGCCGTGGTGGTGTGATCGATTCTGTCGACGCACAACGCATCGTTGTTCGCGTTAACGAAGACGAAATCGCCGATGGCCGTAACGGTGTTGATATCTACAACCTGACTAAGTACACACGTTCTAACCAGAACACCTGTATTAATCAGCGTCCTATTGTCAGCAAGGGCGATACCATTGTTCGCAATGACATCCTCGCCGACGGCCCGTCGATTGATCTGGGTGAACTTGCGCTTGGGCAGAACATGCGTATTGCCTTTATGCCGTGGAATGGTTACAACTTCGAGGATTCGATTCTTGTCTCTGAGCGCGTCGTTAAAGAAGACCGCTTCACCACCATCCATATTCAAGAGCTGACTTGTATCGCTCGTGACACCAAGCTGGGCTCAGAAGAAATCACTGCCGATATCCCTAACGTTGGTGAGGGTGCATTAGGCAAGCTGGATGACTCTGGTATCGTCTATATCGGTGCTGAAGTTCTCGGTGGCGATATCCTTGTTGGTAAGGTAACACCTAAGGGCGAAACCCAGCTGACGCCTGAAGAGAAGTTGCTTCGTGCCATCTTCGGTGAGAAGGCATCTGATGTTAAAGATACCTCGCTTCGCGTTCCTTCAAGCGTTAAGGGTACTGTTATTGATGTCCAAGTCTTTACTCGCGACGGTCTTGAGAAAGATCCGCGTGCCAAGGATATCGAAAATAGCCAGCTTGATGGCTATCGCAAAGACCTACAGGAAGAGTTCCGCATCGTTGAGATTGCCGCACTCGACCGTCTTCAGGCGGCTTTGTTAGGCAAGCCTGCCGCTGGTGGCGCTGGTCTTTCTGCCGGCACTGTTTTAACCGAAGAGATCCTATCGGGTCTTGAGGGTGATCAGTGGTTCCGTCTACGCATGCAGGACGAGTCTCTGAACGAGCTTATCGAAGAGTCTGAGAAGACCATGGATGAGTTGCGTAAGGATATCGACGAGCGCTTCGAAATTAAGAAGGGCAAACTGCAAAGCGGCGACGATCTGGCGCCTGGCGTACAAAAGATTGTTAAGGTCTATCTTGCCATCAAGCGTCGTATTCAGCCTGGTGATAAGATGGCTGGTCGTCACGGTAACAAGGGTGTTATCTCGGTTATCATGCCGGAAGAAGACATGCCTTACGATGAGAAGGGGCGCCCCGTCGATATCGTATTGAACCCGCTGGGTGTACCGTCGCGAATGAACGTTGGTCAGATTCTAGAAACTCACCTAGGCCTCGCGGCAAAAGGCTTGGGTCACAGAATCAACGACATGCTAGAGCAGCAGCGTGCCGTAGCCGATATTCGCCAGCTACTCGAAGATATCTACAACACTGCCAGCGAAGCCAACCGTAAAGAAGATCTTGCCAGCTTTAGCGATGAAGAGATTCTTGACCTGGCCCGCAACTTACGTACCGGTGTGCCAATGGCCACCCAGGTATTTGACGGTGCTAAGGAATCGGAGATCAAAGAACTGCTTACCCTCGCTGGCTTGCCAGACAGTGGTCAGCTAGAGCTTAAAGATGGCCGTACAGGTGATACCTTCACGCGTCCGGTAACCGTTGGTTACATGTACATGCTGAAGCTTAACCACTTGGTTGACGACAAGATGCACGCACGTTCTACCGGCTCTTACAGCTTGGTTACTCAGCAGCCGCTGGGTGGTAAGGCGCAGTTCGGTGGTCAGCGTTTCGGTGAGATGGAAGTATGGGCACTTGAGGCGTACGGCGCCGCATATACCCTACAGGAAATGCTTACCGTTAAGTCTGATGACGTTAATGGTCGTACTAAGATGTACAAGAATATCGTTGATGGCGATCATCGTATGGAGCCAGGCATGCCTGAGTCCTTTAACGTATTGATCAAAGAGATCCGATCGCTCGGTATCGATATCGATCTAGATACTGATTAA
- the rplJ gene encoding 50S ribosomal protein L10, whose protein sequence is MALGLEDKKAIVAEVQEAAANALSAVVADARGVSVTDMTALRSEAREAGVSLRVIRNTLARRAVKGTDLECLTDTFSGPTLIAFSNEHPGAGARILNAFAKGNDKLEVRAAAFEGELTDVTLLASLPTYDEAIAKLMSVMKEASAGKLVRTLAALRDQKEQEAA, encoded by the coding sequence GTGGCATTAGGACTAGAAGACAAAAAAGCGATTGTCGCTGAAGTCCAAGAAGCTGCTGCAAACGCTCTATCTGCTGTAGTTGCCGATGCACGTGGTGTATCAGTGACAGATATGACGGCGCTACGTAGCGAAGCACGTGAAGCAGGCGTAAGCCTCCGCGTTATTCGTAACACGCTAGCACGTCGCGCGGTTAAGGGAACTGATCTAGAGTGTCTTACAGACACTTTTAGCGGTCCTACTCTAATTGCATTTTCTAACGAGCACCCAGGTGCCGGCGCACGCATTCTTAATGCATTCGCCAAAGGAAATGACAAGCTAGAAGTTCGCGCAGCAGCATTTGAAGGTGAGTTGACAGATGTAACTCTGTTAGCAAGCTTGCCGACATACGACGAAGCAATTGCTAAGTTGATGAGCGTTATGAAAGAAGCTTCTGCTGGTAAGTTGGTTCGCACACTTGCGGCCCTACGTGACCAGAAAGAACAGGAAGCAGCATAA